In Candidatus Margulisiibacteriota bacterium, the following proteins share a genomic window:
- a CDS encoding acylneuraminate cytidylyltransferase family protein, with protein sequence MKIVAFVPSRLNSERIPSKNVKLLGGVPLINYSLRALNKVKALNELVLFASEPSIAKYIDADLKYTFLERPKSLDTQTATIQDIIGEFLKLSDADILVLLHITSPFLKPATIAECIEKVVSGEYDSAFTAYAFKKFAWFRGQPLNYSLDLPTPRTQDIDPVVIEQSSLYVFRRELFMTRRRRIGDKPFIKNIDHFEGHDIDTPEDFEIAELLVNAGFFQPLK encoded by the coding sequence ATGAAAATTGTTGCCTTTGTCCCATCGCGATTGAACAGTGAACGGATCCCGTCCAAGAACGTCAAATTGCTGGGAGGGGTGCCGCTGATCAACTATTCCCTGCGGGCGTTGAATAAAGTAAAAGCTCTTAACGAGCTGGTCCTTTTTGCTTCGGAGCCGAGCATTGCAAAATATATTGACGCCGATTTGAAGTATACTTTTCTGGAACGGCCGAAGTCGCTCGATACCCAGACCGCGACGATCCAGGATATCATCGGCGAATTCCTGAAGCTTTCTGACGCCGACATTCTTGTCCTGCTTCACATCACTTCGCCGTTTCTTAAGCCGGCGACGATCGCGGAATGCATCGAGAAGGTCGTTTCCGGCGAGTATGATTCCGCTTTTACCGCTTATGCCTTTAAGAAGTTCGCCTGGTTTAGAGGGCAGCCGCTTAATTATTCGCTTGACTTGCCGACGCCGCGGACCCAGGACATCGATCCGGTCGTGATTGAACAATCGTCCTTATACGTTTTCCGGCGGGAACTGTTCATGACCCGCCGCCGGCGGATCGGCGATAAGCCTTTCATCAAGAACATCGATCATTTCGAGGGGCACGACATTGACACGCCGGAAGATTTTGAGATCGCCGAACTGCTGGTCAACGCCGGCTTTTTTCAACCACTAAAATGA
- the aroB gene encoding 3-dehydroquinate synthase produces the protein MIIKKEVIFDRSRYPLLIGRGVVGELAGLLLERTKNRDVVIVYDNYFEASINDKLAASLRAAGFRVLLHPLEGGKINKNINEALKIYGLLESQDFSRDSTLIAVGGGVVGDLGGFVASTYLRGLNLVHIPTTLMAMIDSSLGGKVAINFRKTINAIGSYYHPIINLIDLDFIDALPPRDYRAGLAEAIKAAIIADAKFFQFLLDRRAAILKKEEADLLKVIERSIEIKIEHVTGDVHEGGSRLKLNYGHTLGHAIEVSTVTDKGESYRHGEGVALGIMAAAYLAQRHLSLKPAAALAQQNIFEQYQLPVAVESAKIGFERGALIEECLRNVKKDKKRKDHVIRMILASEIGRSAVYNDVPFTLIEQAFQAIVK, from the coding sequence ATGATTATTAAAAAAGAAGTTATCTTCGATCGGTCCCGTTATCCGCTCCTGATCGGCCGGGGGGTCGTGGGGGAGCTGGCCGGGCTCCTTTTGGAACGGACCAAAAACCGCGACGTCGTGATCGTTTATGATAATTATTTTGAAGCGTCAATTAACGATAAGCTGGCCGCTAGCCTGCGCGCCGCCGGTTTCCGCGTCCTTCTTCATCCGCTTGAAGGAGGGAAGATCAACAAAAACATCAACGAGGCGCTCAAGATCTACGGTCTCCTGGAAAGCCAGGACTTTTCCCGCGATTCGACGCTGATCGCGGTCGGCGGCGGGGTGGTCGGCGACCTGGGGGGCTTTGTCGCTAGCACCTATTTGCGCGGCCTCAATCTGGTCCATATTCCGACGACCCTGATGGCGATGATCGACAGCAGCCTGGGGGGGAAGGTCGCCATCAATTTCCGTAAAACGATCAATGCCATCGGCAGTTATTACCATCCGATTATCAACCTGATCGATTTGGATTTTATCGACGCCCTGCCGCCCCGCGATTACCGGGCGGGCTTGGCCGAAGCGATCAAGGCCGCGATCATTGCCGACGCTAAATTCTTCCAGTTCCTTTTGGACCGGCGGGCCGCGATCCTGAAGAAAGAGGAAGCCGATCTGCTGAAAGTGATCGAACGGTCGATCGAGATCAAGATCGAGCACGTGACCGGCGACGTTCATGAGGGCGGGTCGCGGTTAAAGCTTAATTACGGCCACACGCTCGGCCACGCGATCGAAGTTTCGACCGTGACCGATAAAGGGGAGAGCTACCGCCACGGTGAAGGGGTCGCGCTGGGGATCATGGCGGCGGCGTATCTTGCCCAGCGCCACTTGAGCTTGAAGCCGGCGGCGGCTTTGGCCCAACAAAATATTTTTGAACAATACCAACTGCCGGTCGCCGTTGAATCGGCCAAGATCGGCTTTGAGCGGGGGGCGCTGATCGAAGAGTGTCTCCGCAACGTTAAGAAGGACAAGAAACGGAAAGATCACGTTATCAGAATGATCTTGGCCAGCGAGATCGGCCGGAGCGCCGTTTACAATGACGTGCCGTTCACTTTGATCGAGCAAGCCTTCCAAGCGATCGTTAAATAG
- a CDS encoding SDR family oxidoreductase, protein MEKEMLKDKVCVITGAGKGIGLETAKLFYREGAKLALISRDPADLAGFNEDRVLTYAGDVGDEKTVVDFVAKSLAKFGRFDVLVNNAGIRFRKPFLEIGTEEWQKVINTNLGSVYLLCREVGRQMVKQKSGKIVNLASVIGTLGLPDLSAYGASKGGIITLTKCLAVEWAEHHVNVNVIAPGFCETSYAENFKKKTELYDFTLERTPQKKWGKAGDIANACLYLASSMSDYVTGEVLSVDGGWSAW, encoded by the coding sequence ATGGAAAAAGAAATGTTGAAAGATAAAGTTTGCGTCATTACCGGAGCGGGAAAAGGGATCGGCCTAGAGACGGCGAAGCTTTTCTACCGCGAAGGGGCGAAGCTGGCTTTGATCTCGCGCGATCCGGCCGACCTGGCCGGCTTTAACGAAGACCGGGTTTTGACCTATGCCGGCGATGTTGGCGATGAGAAGACAGTCGTCGATTTCGTTGCCAAGAGTTTGGCCAAGTTCGGCCGGTTTGACGTCCTGGTCAACAACGCCGGGATCCGTTTCCGCAAACCGTTCCTGGAGATCGGGACCGAAGAGTGGCAGAAAGTTATTAACACCAACCTTGGCAGTGTTTATTTGCTCTGCCGTGAAGTCGGCCGGCAGATGGTCAAGCAAAAATCAGGCAAGATTGTCAATCTCGCTTCGGTCATCGGGACCCTGGGACTGCCGGATCTGTCCGCTTACGGTGCTTCGAAAGGGGGGATCATTACCTTGACCAAGTGCCTGGCGGTCGAATGGGCGGAACATCACGTTAACGTCAATGTGATCGCTCCCGGTTTTTGCGAAACTTCCTACGCCGAGAATTTTAAAAAGAAAACTGAACTGTACGATTTTACTTTAGAGCGGACGCCGCAAAAGAAATGGGGGAAAGCCGGGGATATTGCCAATGCCTGCTTGTATCTGGCCTCCTCAATGTCCGATTACGTGACCGGTGAAGTCTTAAGCGTCGATGGCGGCTGGAGCGCCTGGTAA
- a CDS encoding class I SAM-dependent methyltransferase: MKILKKVISDIFLKAQYRISQLALNNRRLKYQYLRLAVFLGDLGFQPPLASLDLAKRWEKQGTEGSADRPETYIKEDNSLVELFKEVLPYLNKESKILELGCNVGRSLNYLHKLGFKNLTGIEIGPKAVEMSRTVFPEMARDSKLIVGSAPLEIKKLPTAEYDLVFCHSVLVNIHPKYNYLFKEMSRVSKKLVLILENEGSLFAYPRDFQKSFERVGLKMVMSKIFAEGCRQFPDPYEEKDIYSNNTIRLFAKDKSH, translated from the coding sequence ATGAAAATATTAAAAAAAGTTATTTCTGACATATTTTTAAAAGCGCAATACCGGATAAGTCAATTGGCCTTGAACAATCGCCGCCTGAAATACCAATATTTGAGATTGGCTGTTTTTTTGGGTGACCTTGGCTTCCAACCGCCGTTGGCTTCTTTGGATTTGGCGAAACGGTGGGAGAAACAGGGGACCGAAGGGAGTGCCGATCGTCCGGAAACTTACATCAAGGAGGACAATTCCCTGGTCGAACTCTTCAAAGAGGTCCTGCCGTATCTGAATAAAGAGAGCAAGATCCTGGAGCTTGGCTGTAATGTCGGCCGGTCGCTGAACTATCTCCATAAGCTTGGCTTTAAAAACCTGACCGGGATCGAGATCGGTCCCAAAGCGGTCGAAATGTCCCGGACGGTTTTTCCAGAAATGGCGCGCGACAGCAAGCTGATCGTCGGGAGCGCGCCGCTGGAGATTAAAAAACTGCCGACCGCCGAATACGATCTGGTCTTTTGCCACTCGGTCTTGGTCAATATTCATCCAAAATATAATTATCTCTTTAAGGAAATGTCGCGGGTTAGCAAGAAATTGGTCCTGATTCTGGAGAACGAAGGGAGCCTGTTTGCTTATCCCCGCGATTTTCAGAAATCATTTGAGCGGGTCGGCTTGAAGATGGTGATGAGCAAGATTTTTGCCGAAGGATGCCGGCAATTTCCGGACCCTTACGAAGAAAAAGACATTTACAGCAACAATACGATCCGGCTATTTGCCAAGGATAAAAGTCATTGA
- a CDS encoding radical SAM/SPASM domain-containing protein — protein MLENIVEESRIVKVSPDFIEVLGTDRFEDTNRLFGEKFALYRKAWSENPAKNIVADFPLHIDIETSNTCNLRCSMCQIPFGKMVQGYMSKELYKKILDEVKDNFLPSVKFNFRGEPLMHPEIIDFVKLAKEAGVLEVQFNSNGSLLTDELSKGLIEAGLSRIKFSVDGVTPAVYNSIRRGTSYDVTIPKILRFIEIRNLLGKKLPSVQVQMVYMSSNSQEAADYIKFWEDKANRIGFSRYRSNYNNIGESANVTPLSKERIPCPQLWQRLVVLWDGVVLMCCGDHQMRNPVGDARTQTIADIWKGENMKRMRDLHRQCKFDQIAACKDCQVNYL, from the coding sequence ATGCTGGAAAATATTGTCGAAGAAAGTCGAATAGTTAAAGTCAGTCCGGACTTTATCGAGGTCCTTGGGACTGATCGGTTTGAGGATACTAACCGGCTGTTTGGCGAAAAATTCGCGCTGTATCGAAAGGCCTGGTCGGAAAATCCCGCGAAAAATATTGTGGCTGATTTCCCGCTTCATATTGATATCGAAACCTCCAACACCTGCAACCTTAGGTGTTCAATGTGCCAGATCCCTTTTGGGAAGATGGTCCAGGGCTATATGAGTAAGGAGCTTTATAAAAAGATACTTGATGAAGTTAAGGATAATTTTCTCCCTTCGGTAAAGTTTAATTTCCGGGGCGAACCGTTAATGCACCCCGAGATAATTGATTTTGTAAAACTGGCAAAAGAGGCCGGGGTCCTTGAAGTCCAGTTCAACAGTAATGGCTCTCTTTTGACCGATGAGTTATCAAAGGGCCTTATAGAAGCGGGGCTTTCAAGGATCAAGTTTTCCGTTGATGGAGTTACGCCAGCTGTTTATAACTCGATCCGCAGGGGGACCAGCTATGATGTGACCATTCCTAAGATCCTTCGTTTTATAGAGATCAGAAACTTATTGGGCAAAAAGTTGCCGAGCGTCCAGGTGCAAATGGTTTATATGTCGTCAAATAGCCAGGAAGCGGCCGATTATATAAAGTTTTGGGAAGATAAAGCTAATCGAATAGGCTTTTCTCGCTATCGAAGCAATTATAATAATATCGGCGAGTCAGCAAACGTAACCCCTTTAAGCAAGGAAAGGATTCCTTGTCCTCAGTTATGGCAGCGTTTGGTGGTTTTGTGGGATGGTGTTGTTTTGATGTGTTGCGGCGACCATCAAATGAGAAATCCTGTTGGCGACGCGCGAACGCAAACCATTGCTGATATCTGGAAAGGCGAGAATATGAAGCGGATGCGGGATTTGCACCGGCAATGTAAGTTTGACCAGATCGCTGCCTGTAAAGATTGCCAGGTTAATTATTTGTAA
- a CDS encoding N-acetylneuraminate synthase family protein, giving the protein MKQDAFPLLVAEIANCHAGNDDYLLELVAGLCQTSADAIKFQLIIADELLAPHHSQYSLFKSLEFSSSFWKKIVGRVKAANKKVAFDVFGDRSLELAVGLNADLFKIYASDVDDLPFIKKVIGLKKKVFVSTGGAELKEIEKIIKLPGSNNICFLLGFQSFPTPLEEAHLNRLEYLREHYGCSVGFMDHGDARDLFATILPCLAVSKGACVVEKHVYLANRKKTYDWQSAIDFHELDKLRALLIRTRAACGSGDFNLTKLEKEYFIKKRKLAVAARDIEAGEKLKNDLVAFKLGEVAGGEKSLYRKGITDYLGKNFRRGVKKDDILLKNMFTKGRKK; this is encoded by the coding sequence ATGAAACAAGATGCCTTTCCTTTGCTAGTTGCGGAGATAGCGAATTGCCACGCCGGCAATGATGATTATCTTTTGGAACTTGTTGCTGGGCTCTGCCAAACGTCGGCGGACGCGATAAAGTTTCAATTGATTATTGCCGACGAATTATTGGCTCCTCATCATTCTCAATATTCTTTGTTTAAATCCCTTGAGTTTTCTTCTTCTTTTTGGAAAAAAATTGTGGGGCGGGTCAAAGCGGCGAATAAAAAAGTCGCCTTTGATGTCTTTGGCGATCGTTCATTGGAATTAGCCGTTGGCTTGAATGCCGATTTGTTTAAGATCTATGCCAGTGATGTTGATGATCTCCCATTTATTAAAAAGGTTATTGGGTTAAAGAAGAAGGTTTTTGTTTCTACCGGAGGCGCGGAGCTAAAAGAGATCGAAAAAATCATTAAACTGCCTGGCAGCAATAATATTTGTTTTCTGCTTGGCTTTCAGTCTTTCCCGACCCCGCTAGAGGAGGCGCACCTGAACAGGCTTGAGTATCTGCGTGAGCATTACGGTTGCAGCGTCGGTTTTATGGACCATGGCGATGCCCGGGATCTTTTTGCCACTATCTTGCCTTGTCTGGCTGTGTCCAAGGGTGCTTGCGTTGTGGAAAAACACGTCTATCTCGCGAATAGAAAAAAAACTTATGATTGGCAGTCGGCTATTGATTTCCATGAATTGGACAAACTTCGTGCTTTATTAATCAGAACGCGAGCCGCTTGCGGTTCGGGAGACTTTAACCTCACTAAGCTTGAAAAAGAGTATTTTATAAAAAAGAGGAAGCTTGCTGTGGCGGCGCGGGATATTGAAGCTGGCGAGAAACTAAAAAATGATTTGGTTGCTTTTAAGCTTGGCGAGGTGGCTGGTGGTGAAAAAAGTCTTTATCGAAAGGGAATTACTGATTATTTAGGCAAGAATTTTAGGCGCGGTGTAAAAAAAGACGATATTCTATTGAAAAATATGTTCACGAAAGGGAGAAAAAAATGA
- a CDS encoding class I SAM-dependent methyltransferase, giving the protein MKKREARGIEEKLRADRFKDDFFSLLEEDVNELINPYRASFAKINCPCCDRQDTREAFVKGQFSFHACPDCDTLFINPRPTKKTLDNFYINSKAIALFTRELMKNEKSRTKYIFERRAQQVLEFLGGVGKTDGRLVEIGCSIGTFLEIIKEKSKFSLEGVDPDDAACCACSLKGIKAHKTTLESFKAPSSLYDIALNFETIEHVFSPFKFLLKINQLLKKGGYIGFTTPNRHGFDMLALGRSYKNIHGPCHLNYFNVDTIDLLLERTGFKVVKKMTPGILDVEVVRKQILAGVAPAMPPFIEYLAREADDQQRSNFQKYLSNNRLSGNMLVFAKKTGKGG; this is encoded by the coding sequence GTGAAAAAACGAGAAGCCCGGGGGATCGAAGAGAAGTTAAGGGCCGATAGGTTCAAGGACGACTTTTTTTCTTTGCTTGAGGAAGATGTCAATGAATTAATAAATCCTTATCGTGCTTCGTTCGCTAAAATCAATTGCCCGTGTTGCGATCGGCAAGATACCCGCGAGGCGTTCGTGAAAGGACAGTTCTCTTTTCACGCTTGCCCAGATTGCGATACGCTCTTTATCAATCCCCGTCCGACTAAAAAGACGCTGGATAATTTTTATATCAATTCGAAGGCGATCGCGCTGTTTACTAGGGAATTAATGAAAAACGAAAAATCCAGGACAAAATATATTTTTGAGCGGCGCGCCCAGCAGGTGCTTGAGTTTTTAGGCGGTGTTGGCAAGACGGACGGCCGACTGGTTGAGATTGGCTGCAGTATCGGGACTTTTCTGGAAATTATTAAAGAAAAAAGTAAATTTTCCCTTGAGGGGGTTGATCCCGACGATGCGGCTTGCTGCGCTTGCTCCTTAAAGGGGATCAAGGCGCATAAAACAACGCTCGAAAGCTTCAAGGCCCCATCGTCACTTTACGATATCGCTCTCAATTTTGAAACGATCGAACATGTTTTTTCCCCATTTAAGTTCCTCCTTAAAATAAACCAATTGTTGAAAAAAGGGGGCTACATCGGATTTACTACTCCCAATCGGCATGGTTTTGATATGCTGGCTTTAGGTCGGTCGTACAAAAATATTCACGGGCCGTGCCATCTTAATTATTTCAATGTCGATACGATCGATCTGTTGCTGGAGCGGACCGGTTTCAAGGTGGTCAAGAAGATGACGCCAGGGATATTGGACGTTGAAGTTGTCAGGAAACAGATCCTGGCCGGCGTTGCGCCGGCGATGCCGCCGTTTATCGAATATCTCGCCCGCGAAGCGGACGATCAGCAACGGAGTAATTTTCAGAAATATTTGAGCAATAATCGCTTAAGCGGCAATATGCTGGTGTTTGCTAAAAAAACCGGGAAAGGTGGATAA